A region from the Bacteroidales bacterium genome encodes:
- the rplK gene encoding 50S ribosomal protein L11 yields MAKEVEGLIKLQIRGGAANPSPPVGPALGAKGVNIMEFCKQFNGRTQEQAGKLLPVIITVYSDKSFEFIVKTPPVAVQLLEKAKLKKGSAESNRVKVASVTWDQVREIAEAKMPDLNAFTVESAMKMVAGTARSMGITIKGVFPSNN; encoded by the coding sequence ATGGCAAAAGAAGTAGAAGGCTTAATCAAGTTGCAAATAAGGGGTGGAGCAGCTAATCCCTCCCCTCCCGTGGGACCCGCACTGGGTGCCAAGGGCGTCAACATTATGGAGTTCTGCAAGCAATTTAATGGCAGAACCCAGGAGCAGGCCGGGAAACTGTTGCCAGTGATCATTACCGTCTATTCCGATAAATCTTTTGAATTTATTGTAAAGACACCCCCTGTGGCAGTTCAACTGCTGGAAAAGGCTAAACTTAAGAAAGGTTCGGCCGAATCAAACAGGGTGAAGGTAGCCAGCGTCACCTGGGATCAGGTGCGTGAGATTGCTGAAGCAAAGATGCCCGACCTCAATGCGTTTACTGTGGAGTCTGCTATGAAAATGGTTGCTGGTACCGCAAGGAGTATGGGAATTACCATTAAAGGTGTATTTCCGTCTAACAATTAA
- the rplA gene encoding 50S ribosomal protein L1 — protein sequence MSKLTKNRKLALEKLDKDKQYTIREAAGLVKEMTATKFDASVDIDVRLGVDPRKANQMVRGVVTLPHGTGKDVKVLVLCTPEKEDEAKEAGADYVGLDDYIEKIEKGWTDMDVIITMPPVMAKIGKLGRVLGPRGLMPNPKSGTVTMEIGKAVMDVKMGKIDFKVDKYGIVHTSIGKVSFTAEKVAENAREFINTIIKLKPTAAKGTYIKSIYLSSTMSPGVKIDPKAIEE from the coding sequence ATGAGTAAACTGACTAAAAACAGGAAGTTAGCTTTAGAGAAGTTAGACAAGGACAAGCAATATACTATCCGTGAGGCTGCAGGACTTGTGAAGGAGATGACCGCTACCAAATTTGATGCATCGGTGGATATCGATGTTCGTCTGGGAGTGGATCCGAGAAAAGCCAACCAGATGGTGCGTGGCGTTGTTACCCTTCCCCACGGGACTGGTAAAGATGTCAAAGTGCTGGTACTCTGTACTCCGGAGAAAGAGGATGAGGCAAAAGAAGCCGGAGCCGATTATGTTGGGCTGGATGACTATATCGAGAAGATCGAAAAGGGTTGGACCGATATGGATGTGATCATCACCATGCCCCCCGTCATGGCTAAAATAGGGAAACTCGGTCGAGTACTGGGTCCCAGGGGACTGATGCCTAATCCTAAAAGCGGTACTGTTACCATGGAAATCGGAAAAGCTGTCATGGATGTGAAGATGGGGAAGATCGATTTCAAAGTAGACAAATATGGTATCGTACATACCTCTATTGGTAAAGTATCCTTTACTGCAGAGAAAGTTGCTGAAAATGCCCGTGAGTTTATCAACACGATCATTAAGCTGAAACCAACTGCAGCAAAGGGAACCTATATCAAAAGTATCTATCTCTCCAGTACCATGAGTCCCGGGGTAAAGATAGATCCTAAAGCTATCGAAGAATAA
- the rplJ gene encoding 50S ribosomal protein L10 codes for MRREEKEVIIDNLAQRLDDSKHFYLTDISSLNAEETSRLRRKCFEREISLMVVKNTLLRKAMEKSEGDFNDLYDVLKDSTSIMFCETGNIPAKLIKEFRKTMEKPLLKAAFVEESIYIGDDQLDALSNIKSKEELLGDLLMLLRSPASNLVSALASGGSKLAGALKTLSEKEN; via the coding sequence ATGAGAAGAGAAGAAAAGGAAGTAATCATTGACAACCTGGCACAGCGGCTGGACGATTCAAAACATTTTTATCTGACAGATATATCCTCGCTTAATGCTGAGGAGACTTCCAGGTTGAGAAGGAAGTGTTTTGAAAGAGAGATCAGCCTCATGGTTGTTAAGAATACATTGCTTCGCAAAGCTATGGAGAAGTCCGAAGGCGATTTTAATGATCTGTACGATGTATTGAAAGATTCCACCTCCATCATGTTCTGTGAGACAGGGAATATCCCTGCCAAACTGATCAAGGAGTTCAGAAAAACTATGGAGAAGCCTTTATTGAAGGCTGCCTTCGTCGAGGAATCCATATATATCGGAGATGATCAGCTGGATGCTCTCTCCAATATCAAATCGAAAGAGGAGTTACTGGGCGATCTGCTTATGCTCTTACGGTCACCTGCTTCAAACCTGGTGTCTGCACTTGCATCTGGCGGCTCAAAACTGGCCGGAGCTCTTAAAACTTTATCAGAAAAAGAAAACTAA
- the rplL gene encoding 50S ribosomal protein L7/L12: MADVKKIADQLVELTVKEVNELLDVLKEEHGIEPAAAAVAFAGPAAGSEGAAVEEKSEFDVILKAPGGAKLQIVKLVKELTGLGLKEAKAVVDSAPAPVKEGVSKDEAESLKTQLEEAGAEVELK, from the coding sequence ATGGCTGACGTTAAAAAAATTGCTGATCAGTTGGTCGAACTGACCGTTAAAGAAGTAAATGAATTGCTCGATGTGCTTAAAGAAGAGCATGGTATCGAGCCTGCTGCTGCTGCAGTTGCTTTTGCAGGTCCTGCCGCTGGCAGTGAAGGAGCTGCTGTAGAAGAAAAGTCTGAATTTGATGTGATCCTGAAGGCTCCGGGTGGAGCCAAGCTGCAGATTGTGAAGCTTGTAAAGGAACTCACCGGACTTGGACTGAAAGAAGCCAAAGCTGTAGTTGATTCTGCGCCTGCACCAGTGAAAGAGGGTGTAAGCAAGGATGAGGCCGAATCTCTCAAAACCCAATTAGAAGAAGCTGGAGCAGAAGTTGAGCTTAAATAA
- the rpoB gene encoding DNA-directed RNA polymerase subunit beta, which yields MPNKNQERISFASIKNQLEYPDFLEVQLKSFHDFFQMETTPENRTDEGLYQVFQENFPITDTRNNFVLEFLDYTIDPPRYSIDECIERGLTFSVPLKAKLKLYCTDPEHEDFDTVIQDVYLGTVPYMTERGVFIINGAERVVVSQLHRSPGVFFGQSVHANGTKLYSARIIPFKGSWIEFATDINNVMYAYIDRKKKLPVTTLLRAIGYESDKDVLEIFGLADEVKVSKTGLKKLVGRKLAARVLKSWIEDFVDEDTGEVVSIERNEVIIDRETVLENEHIDEIIDSGAKTILLHKDVPNINDFAIIYNTLQKDPCNSEKEAVMHIYRQLRNAEPPDEPTARDVIDKLFFSDKRYDLGEVGRYRLNKKLGLDTDVEHRVLTREDIIQIIKYLIELINSKTDVDDIDHLSNRRVRTVGEQLMNQFSVGLARMARTIRERMNVRDNEVFTPTDLINSKTLSSVINSFFGTNQLSQFMDQTNPLAEMTHKRRMSALGPGGLSRERAGFEVRDVHYTHYGRLCPIETPEGPNIGLISSLCVFARISDLGFIETPYRQTEKGKVELANKGIVYLSAEEEEDKLIAQANAPLNEDGTFVNPRVKARYEADYPLAEKNDVVLMDVAPNQIASIAASLIPFLEHDDANRALMGSNMMRQAVPLIYPEAPIVGTGIEMNVVRDSRLQVRAEEDGVVEFVDANEIVVRYKRSEEARFVRFDDDVKRYKLPKFRKTNQNTCVSLNPIVRKGQILKKGDILTQGYATQQGELALGRNLMVAFMPWKGYNFEDAIVVSERLVREDVFTSIHVDEYLLEVRDTKRGLEELTSDIPNVSEEATKNLDENGLIRIGAEVIPGDILIGKITPKGESDPSPEEKLLRAIFGDKAGDVKDASLKAGPSLYGVVIDKKLFSRTMKERKSRPATKQILEKIDDTYHKDIAEIRNQLIDKLFELVNGKTSQGVKDFLNVDVIPKGTKFTQKQLQELDFPNLNPLKWTTDKHKNDLIRDLLHNYIIKFKEIDGLYKRKKHSITSGDELPTGIIQLAKVYVAKKRKLTVGDKMAGRHGNKGIVAKIVRSEDMPFLADGTPVDIVLNPLGVPSRMNLGQIYETVLGWAGLKLDKKFATPIFDGASIDQINELTDEAGVPRYGKTFLYDGGTGERFDQPATVGVIYMLKLGHMVEDKMHARSIGPYSLITQQPLGGKAQFGGQRFGEMEVWALEAFGAANILQEILTVKSDDVIGRAKAYEAIVKGEPMPMPGIPESLNVLLHELRGLGLSVNLV from the coding sequence ATGCCAAATAAAAATCAAGAACGAATAAGTTTTGCTTCCATAAAGAATCAGCTGGAATATCCTGATTTTCTGGAAGTTCAATTGAAGTCATTTCATGATTTCTTTCAGATGGAAACCACCCCTGAAAACCGGACCGACGAAGGTTTGTACCAGGTTTTCCAGGAGAATTTCCCGATTACTGATACCCGGAACAATTTTGTGCTGGAGTTTCTCGACTATACCATCGATCCGCCCCGTTACTCCATTGATGAGTGCATCGAGCGCGGACTGACCTTCAGTGTTCCGCTGAAAGCCAAGCTGAAACTCTATTGTACAGATCCCGAGCATGAGGATTTTGACACGGTGATCCAGGATGTTTACCTGGGTACTGTTCCTTACATGACCGAGAGGGGCGTCTTCATTATCAATGGGGCCGAACGGGTGGTTGTCAGTCAGCTGCACCGTTCACCCGGAGTATTTTTCGGACAGAGTGTCCACGCCAACGGAACCAAGCTCTATTCTGCACGGATCATTCCGTTCAAGGGATCATGGATCGAGTTTGCTACAGACATCAATAACGTGATGTACGCTTACATCGATCGTAAAAAGAAATTACCTGTCACCACCCTGCTCCGGGCCATCGGCTATGAAAGCGATAAAGATGTGCTGGAGATATTTGGCCTTGCCGATGAGGTAAAGGTGTCCAAAACCGGATTGAAGAAGCTGGTGGGCCGGAAACTGGCTGCCCGTGTTCTGAAGAGCTGGATTGAGGATTTCGTGGATGAGGACACCGGCGAGGTGGTGTCCATCGAAAGAAACGAGGTGATCATTGACAGGGAGACTGTTCTGGAGAATGAGCATATCGATGAGATTATCGATTCAGGGGCCAAGACCATCCTTCTGCACAAGGATGTGCCCAATATCAATGACTTTGCTATTATATACAATACCCTGCAGAAGGACCCGTGTAATTCTGAGAAGGAAGCGGTGATGCATATCTACCGTCAGCTGCGGAACGCAGAACCGCCGGATGAACCTACTGCCAGGGATGTGATTGATAAACTGTTCTTCTCCGACAAGCGTTATGACCTGGGTGAAGTGGGCCGTTACAGGCTCAATAAAAAACTGGGACTTGACACCGATGTGGAGCACAGGGTGCTGACACGTGAAGACATTATCCAGATTATCAAATACCTCATCGAGCTGATCAACTCCAAGACCGATGTGGACGATATTGACCACCTGAGTAACCGGAGGGTACGTACCGTTGGAGAACAGCTCATGAACCAGTTCAGTGTGGGTCTTGCCAGGATGGCCCGTACCATTCGTGAACGTATGAATGTACGTGATAACGAGGTGTTTACACCTACCGACCTGATCAATTCGAAGACGCTCTCTTCCGTGATTAATTCCTTCTTTGGAACCAACCAGCTGAGCCAGTTTATGGACCAGACCAATCCACTGGCTGAGATGACCCACAAGCGCCGTATGTCGGCTCTCGGGCCTGGTGGCCTGAGTCGTGAGCGCGCCGGTTTTGAGGTTCGTGACGTTCACTATACACACTACGGAAGGCTCTGCCCCATTGAGACCCCCGAAGGTCCCAATATCGGTCTGATCTCCTCCCTCTGTGTATTTGCGCGAATCAGTGATCTGGGTTTCATTGAAACCCCTTACAGGCAGACTGAAAAAGGAAAGGTGGAGCTGGCAAACAAAGGAATCGTTTACCTGAGTGCTGAAGAGGAAGAAGATAAGCTGATTGCCCAGGCCAATGCACCCCTGAATGAGGATGGCACTTTTGTGAATCCCAGGGTGAAGGCCCGCTATGAAGCGGATTATCCACTGGCAGAGAAAAACGATGTAGTGTTAATGGATGTAGCTCCCAACCAGATCGCTTCCATAGCTGCTTCTTTGATTCCCTTCCTGGAGCACGATGATGCTAACCGGGCCCTGATGGGATCCAACATGATGCGTCAGGCAGTTCCCCTGATTTATCCCGAAGCGCCCATCGTGGGAACAGGCATTGAGATGAATGTGGTTCGTGATTCCAGGTTGCAGGTGCGGGCAGAGGAAGACGGAGTGGTGGAATTTGTGGATGCCAATGAAATTGTGGTGCGCTATAAGCGCAGCGAAGAGGCGCGTTTTGTGAGGTTTGATGATGATGTGAAGCGCTATAAACTCCCGAAATTCAGGAAAACCAACCAGAATACCTGTGTGAGCCTGAATCCCATTGTGAGAAAGGGCCAGATATTGAAGAAGGGGGATATTCTGACGCAGGGATATGCGACCCAGCAGGGAGAACTTGCTCTTGGAAGGAACCTGATGGTGGCCTTTATGCCCTGGAAAGGATATAACTTTGAGGATGCTATCGTGGTATCGGAGCGTCTGGTCCGGGAAGATGTATTTACATCGATCCATGTGGATGAATACCTCCTGGAGGTTCGGGATACCAAGCGCGGACTGGAGGAGCTGACCTCAGATATTCCAAACGTGAGTGAAGAGGCTACCAAGAATCTGGACGAGAACGGCCTGATCCGTATCGGAGCAGAGGTAATTCCCGGGGACATTCTGATCGGTAAGATCACCCCCAAAGGAGAATCTGATCCTTCACCGGAGGAGAAACTGCTCAGGGCCATCTTTGGAGATAAGGCCGGCGATGTTAAGGATGCTTCGCTGAAAGCAGGGCCCTCTCTTTACGGGGTAGTGATTGACAAGAAATTGTTCTCCCGTACCATGAAGGAGCGCAAGTCCCGTCCGGCTACCAAGCAGATCCTTGAGAAGATAGATGATACTTACCACAAGGATATTGCAGAAATCAGGAACCAGTTAATTGATAAACTGTTCGAACTGGTGAACGGAAAAACTTCACAGGGTGTGAAGGACTTCCTGAATGTGGATGTGATTCCCAAAGGGACTAAGTTTACCCAGAAGCAACTGCAGGAACTTGATTTCCCCAACCTGAATCCCCTGAAATGGACCACGGATAAGCATAAGAATGACCTGATCAGGGACCTGCTCCATAACTATATTATCAAGTTCAAGGAGATCGACGGCCTTTACAAGCGGAAGAAGCATAGCATTACCAGCGGGGATGAACTGCCCACCGGTATTATTCAGCTTGCAAAAGTGTATGTGGCGAAGAAGCGGAAGCTCACCGTGGGGGATAAGATGGCCGGTCGGCACGGTAACAAGGGTATTGTAGCCAAGATTGTGCGTTCGGAGGATATGCCCTTCCTGGCAGATGGAACTCCCGTGGATATCGTATTGAATCCGCTGGGTGTGCCCTCCAGGATGAACCTGGGCCAGATCTACGAAACGGTGCTTGGATGGGCCGGATTGAAACTGGACAAAAAGTTCGCAACTCCTATTTTTGACGGGGCCAGTATCGATCAGATCAACGAACTGACCGATGAGGCCGGTGTTCCCAGATATGGAAAGACCTTCCTTTATGACGGAGGTACCGGTGAACGCTTCGACCAGCCGGCTACGGTAGGTGTGATCTACATGCTGAAACTGGGACACATGGTGGAAGATAAGATGCACGCCAGGAGTATAGGACCCTACTCGCTGATTACCCAGCAGCCCCTGGGCGGAAAGGCCCAGTTTGGTGGACAGCGTTTTGGTGAGATGGAGGTCTGGGCCCTGGAGGCATTTGGTGCCGCCAATATACTGCAGGAGATCCTGACGGTCAAATCGGACGATGTCATCGGCAGGGCCAAAGCCTACGAGGCTATTGTGAAAGGCGAGCCGATGCCCATGCCCGGTATCCCGGAGTCACTGAACGTGCTCTTGCATGAACTGCGCGGACTGGGGCTTAGTGTGAACCTGGTGTAA
- the rpoC gene encoding DNA-directed RNA polymerase subunit beta': MSFRKDTKVKSSNFNKISIGLASPEEILERSSGEVLKPETINYRTYKPERDGLFCERIFGPVKDYECHCGKYKRIRYKGIVCDRCGVEVTEKKVRRERMGHISLVVPVAHIWYFRSLPNKIGYLLGLPTKKLDSIIYYERYVVINPGIKMADGVNYLDFLTEDEYLDILASLPKENQVLEDDHPDKFIAGMGAEGLHQLLGRLNLDELSYSLRHKASTETSQQRKNEALKRLQVVEAFRASKGVNRPEWMIVKVVPVIPPELRPLVPLDGGRFATSDLNDLYRRVIIRNNRLKRLIEIKAPEVILRNEKRMLQEAVDSLFDNSRKANAVKTDANRPLKSLSDSLKGKQGRFRQNLLGKRVDYSARSVIVVGPELQLHECGLPKDMAAELYKPFIIRKLIERGIVKTVKSAKKIVDRKDPVVWDILENVLKGHPVLLNRAPTLHRLGIQAFQPKLIEGKAIQLHPLVCTAFNADFDGDQMAVHLPLGNAAVLEAQILMLASHNILNPANGAPIAVPSQDMVLGLYYITKAKRSTEEEPVKGENMIFYSAEEVIIAYNEKRADLHAVIKVRIPKPGSENGQTELIETTVGRVLFNEFVPREIGFINELLTKKSLRDIIGRVLKITGTAKTAKFLDNIKNLGYGMAFKGGLSFNLDDVIIPAEKETFVKDGYAQVDEVVASYNMGVITNNERYNQIIDVWTHTNARLTQLLMNQLSSDKQGFNPVYMMLDSGARGSKEQIRQLSGMRGLMAKPQKSGSTGSEIIENPILSNFKEGLSVLEYFISTHGARKGLADTALKTADAGYLTRRLVDVSQDVIIQEPDCGTLRGLVASAIKKNEEVVETLYERILGRTTVHDVYHPLTGELVIASGEEITEEIASVIEESPIEQVEIRSVLTCESKKGVCAKCYGRNLAIGKMVQMGEATGVIAAQSIGEPGTQLTLRTFHVGGTASNITSESNVISKYDGIVEIEELRTVSSKNPETGNKMEIVIGRLAELRVLDKNTRIALTTHTIPYGSKLYTKDGAEVKKGDLMCEWDPYNALIISEAAGKVSFDNVIEGITFRDESDEQTGFKEKVIVESRDRTKNPLIRILDSKGELVKNYNLPVGAHIAVNEGDKVAAGEVLVKIPRAVGKSGDITGGLPRVTELFEARNPSNPAVVSEIDGEVEFGKIKRGNREIVITSKAGEVKKYLVPLSKQILVQENDYVRAGIPLSDGAITPADILAIKGPTKVQEYIVNEVQEVYRMQGVKINDKHFEIIVRQMMRKVEIVDPGDTKFLEKQVVDKHDFMDENDWIYGKKVVVEAGDSQEYIPGMIITARKLRDDNSVLKRKDLKLIEARDAVPATSSQVLQGITKAALQTNSFISAASFQETTKVLNEAAIFGKVDILDGLKENVIVGHQIPAGTGSRIYNNLVVGSKEEYERLTSGIVESENPEETKVKESVKQ, encoded by the coding sequence ATGTCATTCAGGAAAGACACCAAAGTAAAAAGCAGCAATTTCAATAAGATTTCCATTGGATTGGCATCTCCCGAGGAGATCCTGGAGAGATCCAGCGGGGAAGTCCTCAAGCCTGAGACCATCAACTACCGGACCTATAAGCCGGAAAGGGATGGCTTGTTCTGCGAACGGATTTTTGGTCCGGTAAAAGACTACGAGTGTCATTGTGGTAAATATAAGCGGATCCGTTATAAGGGGATCGTATGCGACCGTTGCGGGGTGGAGGTAACCGAGAAAAAGGTGCGCCGTGAGCGAATGGGTCACATTTCACTGGTAGTACCGGTGGCTCATATCTGGTATTTCCGTTCCCTTCCAAACAAGATCGGCTACCTGCTGGGACTTCCTACTAAGAAGCTGGATTCCATCATTTATTATGAACGCTACGTGGTGATTAATCCGGGGATCAAGATGGCCGACGGAGTCAACTACCTCGACTTCCTGACCGAAGATGAGTACCTGGATATCCTGGCCAGTCTGCCCAAGGAGAACCAGGTGCTGGAGGATGACCATCCGGATAAATTCATTGCCGGCATGGGTGCCGAAGGTCTGCACCAGTTGCTGGGACGGCTGAACCTGGATGAACTGTCTTACTCCCTGAGGCACAAAGCCAGTACTGAAACTTCCCAGCAGAGGAAGAATGAAGCGCTTAAGAGGCTGCAGGTGGTGGAGGCCTTCCGTGCCTCCAAGGGGGTGAATCGTCCGGAATGGATGATCGTCAAGGTGGTTCCTGTCATACCGCCGGAATTGAGGCCCCTGGTTCCGCTCGACGGGGGCCGATTTGCCACCTCCGATCTGAACGATCTTTATCGCAGGGTGATCATCCGCAACAACCGTTTAAAGCGTCTGATCGAGATTAAGGCTCCTGAAGTGATTCTCCGTAATGAGAAAAGGATGCTGCAGGAAGCCGTGGACTCTCTGTTCGATAATTCGAGGAAAGCCAATGCAGTGAAGACCGATGCCAACAGACCGCTTAAATCTCTTTCCGACAGTCTGAAAGGAAAGCAGGGACGTTTTCGTCAGAACCTGCTTGGAAAGCGGGTCGACTACTCGGCCCGTTCGGTGATTGTGGTTGGACCTGAGTTGCAACTGCACGAATGCGGACTGCCTAAAGATATGGCTGCAGAACTCTATAAGCCATTTATCATCCGCAAGCTGATTGAGCGCGGGATTGTGAAGACGGTGAAGTCGGCCAAGAAGATTGTGGACCGCAAGGATCCTGTGGTATGGGATATCCTGGAGAATGTATTAAAAGGACACCCGGTACTGTTGAACCGGGCACCAACGCTTCACAGGCTGGGTATCCAGGCCTTCCAGCCAAAACTGATCGAAGGGAAGGCCATTCAGCTGCACCCTCTGGTGTGTACAGCCTTTAACGCTGACTTTGACGGGGACCAGATGGCGGTGCATCTTCCGCTTGGAAATGCTGCTGTTCTGGAGGCACAGATCCTGATGCTTGCTTCTCACAATATCCTGAACCCTGCCAACGGAGCCCCCATTGCGGTTCCTTCGCAGGACATGGTACTGGGACTCTATTACATTACAAAAGCAAAACGGTCGACCGAAGAAGAGCCGGTTAAGGGCGAGAATATGATCTTCTATTCGGCTGAAGAGGTGATCATTGCCTACAATGAGAAACGTGCCGACCTGCACGCGGTTATTAAGGTAAGGATCCCTAAACCGGGGTCTGAGAATGGACAGACCGAACTGATCGAGACTACAGTGGGACGTGTCCTTTTTAATGAGTTTGTTCCCCGGGAGATCGGATTTATCAATGAACTCCTGACCAAGAAATCACTTCGTGATATCATCGGACGTGTTCTGAAGATCACCGGTACCGCCAAAACCGCCAAGTTCCTGGATAATATCAAGAACCTGGGTTACGGTATGGCCTTTAAAGGGGGACTCTCCTTTAATCTGGATGATGTGATCATTCCCGCCGAGAAAGAGACCTTCGTGAAAGATGGATACGCACAGGTGGATGAGGTGGTGGCCAGTTACAACATGGGTGTGATTACCAACAACGAACGATACAACCAGATCATCGACGTGTGGACCCACACCAATGCCCGTCTGACCCAGTTACTGATGAATCAGCTGAGTTCGGATAAGCAGGGATTCAACCCGGTTTATATGATGCTGGACTCGGGTGCAAGGGGATCCAAGGAGCAGATTCGCCAGCTTTCCGGTATGCGTGGTCTGATGGCCAAGCCCCAGAAAAGCGGTTCGACCGGTTCCGAGATTATTGAAAACCCGATTCTCTCCAACTTCAAGGAGGGGCTTTCGGTTCTGGAGTACTTCATCTCCACTCACGGTGCCCGTAAGGGTCTTGCCGATACGGCCCTCAAGACCGCCGATGCCGGTTATCTGACCCGTCGCCTGGTGGATGTAAGCCAGGATGTCATAATCCAGGAACCCGATTGCGGAACCTTGCGCGGACTGGTAGCTTCCGCGATTAAGAAAAATGAGGAAGTTGTGGAAACCCTGTACGAGAGGATCCTGGGACGGACCACCGTACATGATGTATACCATCCCCTTACGGGTGAACTCGTAATTGCTTCCGGAGAAGAGATTACCGAAGAGATTGCAAGCGTTATCGAAGAGTCGCCCATCGAACAGGTGGAGATTCGTTCCGTACTGACCTGCGAATCCAAGAAAGGGGTATGCGCCAAATGTTACGGTCGAAACCTGGCTATCGGTAAGATGGTACAGATGGGTGAAGCCACCGGTGTGATCGCTGCACAGTCCATTGGAGAGCCCGGTACACAGCTTACCCTCCGGACCTTCCACGTTGGGGGTACCGCTTCCAACATCACCTCGGAATCCAACGTGATTTCCAAGTATGATGGCATCGTGGAGATTGAAGAACTGCGTACGGTAAGCTCCAAGAATCCGGAGACCGGAAACAAGATGGAAATCGTGATCGGTCGACTGGCGGAACTTCGCGTACTGGATAAAAACACCAGAATTGCATTAACCACACATACCATTCCTTACGGATCCAAGCTTTATACAAAGGATGGAGCCGAAGTGAAGAAGGGAGACCTGATGTGTGAATGGGATCCATATAATGCGTTGATTATCAGTGAAGCTGCCGGTAAGGTAAGCTTTGATAATGTCATTGAGGGAATCACCTTCAGGGATGAATCGGATGAGCAGACCGGTTTCAAGGAGAAGGTGATCGTCGAGAGCCGCGACCGCACCAAGAACCCGCTGATCAGAATTCTTGACAGCAAAGGGGAACTGGTGAAGAACTACAACCTTCCGGTTGGAGCGCATATTGCGGTAAACGAAGGAGATAAAGTGGCCGCCGGTGAGGTTCTGGTGAAGATACCGAGAGCGGTTGGGAAATCCGGGGATATCACCGGTGGACTGCCACGGGTGACCGAGCTCTTTGAAGCCAGGAATCCTTCCAATCCTGCTGTGGTTTCGGAGATCGACGGGGAGGTCGAATTTGGTAAGATCAAACGTGGTAACCGTGAGATTGTCATTACCTCCAAGGCCGGAGAAGTGAAGAAATACCTGGTTCCGCTGTCCAAACAGATCCTGGTACAGGAGAATGATTACGTCAGGGCCGGGATTCCGCTATCTGACGGAGCCATTACGCCAGCCGATATCCTGGCCATTAAAGGGCCTACCAAGGTCCAGGAGTATATCGTGAACGAAGTTCAGGAGGTATACCGGATGCAGGGGGTGAAGATCAATGATAAACACTTTGAGATCATTGTCCGTCAGATGATGCGTAAAGTAGAGATCGTGGATCCGGGCGATACCAAATTCCTGGAAAAGCAGGTGGTGGACAAGCATGATTTCATGGATGAGAACGACTGGATCTACGGCAAGAAAGTAGTTGTGGAAGCCGGGGACTCTCAGGAATACATTCCCGGCATGATTATTACTGCCCGGAAATTGAGGGACGATAACTCTGTGTTAAAGCGGAAAGACCTGAAACTGATCGAAGCCAGGGATGCGGTTCCTGCCACCTCATCGCAGGTACTCCAGGGGATCACAAAAGCTGCCCTGCAGACCAATAGTTTCATCTCCGCTGCCTCCTTCCAGGAGACTACCAAGGTGCTGAACGAAGCTGCCATTTTTGGAAAAGTGGATATCCTCGACGGACTGAAGGAGAATGTGATTGTAGGTCACCAGATCCCGGCTGGAACCGGATCCAGGATCTATAACAACCTGGTGGTAGGTTCCAAGGAAGAGTATGAACGACTCACATCCGGTATCGTTGAGAGCGAAAACCCTGAAGAGACAAAAGTGAAAGAATCTGTGAAGCAGTAA
- a CDS encoding DUF3467 domain-containing protein, with translation MEDKAKKNQINIELKEDVAQGTYSNLAIITHSASEFVLDFVRVMPGVPKAEVKSRVILTPEHAKRLLKALQDNVEKYEKAHGKVKNIEPGGPIMPMNFGGPTGQA, from the coding sequence ATGGAAGATAAAGCCAAAAAGAACCAGATCAACATTGAGTTGAAGGAGGATGTTGCCCAGGGCACTTACTCCAACCTGGCCATCATTACCCATTCTGCGTCCGAGTTTGTTCTGGACTTTGTGAGGGTGATGCCGGGGGTACCCAAGGCCGAGGTGAAGTCCAGGGTGATCCTGACCCCGGAACATGCCAAACGACTGCTCAAGGCCCTTCAGGACAATGTGGAGAAGTATGAGAAGGCCCATGGGAAGGTGAAGAACATCGAACCGGGCGGTCCCATTATGCCGATGAATTTCGGGGGGCCGACCGGGCAGGCCTGA
- a CDS encoding OsmC family protein produces MAVKEKEVVSTKWLENMSFESEINGHKVMIDAKVEVGGQDKGPRPKPLMLAALGGCTAMDVISILAKMRVELKSLNVIVEGDLTDEHPKHFHKMHVIYEIEGDNLPMDKIEKAVRLSEEKYCGVSVVYRKVMEITSEIRIKE; encoded by the coding sequence ATGGCAGTGAAAGAAAAAGAAGTTGTTAGCACAAAGTGGCTCGAGAATATGTCCTTTGAATCGGAGATCAACGGACACAAAGTAATGATTGATGCCAAAGTGGAAGTAGGCGGGCAGGACAAAGGTCCGCGCCCCAAACCACTGATGCTGGCAGCTCTGGGGGGGTGCACCGCTATGGATGTGATATCCATCCTGGCAAAAATGAGGGTGGAACTGAAAAGCCTGAATGTGATCGTGGAAGGTGATTTAACAGATGAGCACCCCAAGCACTTCCATAAAATGCATGTGATTTATGAGATAGAGGGAGATAATCTTCCCATGGATAAGATCGAAAAGGCAGTCAGGCTTTCTGAGGAAAAGTACTGCGGTGTAAGTGTCGTTTACCGAAAGGTTATGGAAATCACCTCCGAGATCCGCATCAAGGAATAA